From a single Planctellipticum variicoloris genomic region:
- a CDS encoding DUF1501 domain-containing protein: MIHQLFLMGLVGAGIPDGSFVVRRADPMHSPQRWQHPRISRRTAVQAGAVGLLGLGMNHLQPLRAANRSGTAARARSCIYIFLSGGLSQHESFDPKPEAPLEIRGEFQPIDTASPGLQICEHLPGLSQRSRHWSVLRSLSHPTNDHTAGHYYMLTGRSIPSPGFRGDRMPRSSDWPSIASVAGDAVRHQQANNLPPAVVLPEKLVHWSGGTIPGAFGGLMGQHRDPFFIEASPYGDPFWRGAYPEYTFPNETRKPPKHSDDRVFEAPNIKLSPGLSLSRLNGRTELLRELDRQRAELERSATMQQYDNHRESAVSLLSAESVRKAFDVTRADEETQIRYGRNSFGWSLLMAYRLVEAGVSLVQVNLGNNETWDNHGEIFHRLRDRLLPPTDRALCALMDDLEVNGLLDSTLIVMGSEFGRTPKLSTLADSYVGAGRDHWGAVQSVFFAGGGVIGGQAIGSSDAVGAYPASNLQKPENMAATIYQSLGIPDTAVWHDEVNRPHPIYHGAPIAGLM, translated from the coding sequence ATGATTCATCAGTTATTCTTGATGGGTCTGGTCGGGGCGGGAATTCCCGACGGTTCGTTCGTTGTCCGCAGGGCCGATCCGATGCATTCACCGCAGCGCTGGCAGCATCCGCGGATTTCCCGTCGCACCGCCGTGCAGGCCGGGGCTGTTGGACTACTTGGGTTGGGGATGAATCATCTGCAGCCGTTGAGGGCGGCAAATCGGTCGGGGACTGCGGCACGAGCCCGTTCGTGCATCTATATCTTTCTCTCGGGCGGGCTCTCCCAGCACGAGAGCTTCGATCCCAAGCCGGAAGCCCCGCTCGAAATCCGCGGCGAGTTTCAGCCGATCGACACGGCTTCGCCGGGACTGCAGATCTGCGAGCACTTGCCGGGCCTGTCGCAGCGCAGCCGGCACTGGTCGGTCCTCCGGTCGCTGTCGCATCCGACCAACGACCACACCGCCGGTCACTATTACATGCTCACCGGCCGAAGCATCCCGTCCCCCGGCTTCCGCGGCGACCGCATGCCCCGCTCGTCCGACTGGCCGTCGATTGCCTCAGTTGCCGGCGATGCCGTCCGGCATCAGCAGGCGAACAATCTGCCGCCCGCGGTCGTGCTGCCCGAGAAACTGGTCCACTGGTCCGGCGGAACGATCCCCGGAGCCTTTGGCGGCTTGATGGGACAGCATCGCGATCCGTTCTTTATCGAAGCCTCCCCGTACGGCGATCCCTTCTGGCGCGGGGCCTACCCCGAATACACGTTTCCGAACGAGACCAGGAAGCCGCCCAAGCATTCGGACGACCGCGTCTTCGAGGCCCCCAATATCAAGCTCTCGCCCGGCCTGAGTCTGAGTCGGCTCAACGGTCGGACAGAACTGCTTCGCGAACTCGACCGCCAGCGGGCCGAACTGGAGCGCTCGGCGACGATGCAGCAATACGACAACCACCGCGAATCGGCGGTGTCGCTCCTCTCCGCGGAGTCGGTCCGCAAGGCGTTCGACGTCACGCGGGCCGACGAGGAGACGCAGATCCGTTACGGCCGGAACAGCTTTGGATGGTCGCTGCTGATGGCCTATCGGCTCGTCGAAGCCGGCGTGAGTCTGGTGCAGGTGAACCTTGGCAACAACGAAACCTGGGATAACCACGGCGAGATCTTCCACCGGCTGCGTGACCGGCTCCTGCCGCCGACCGATCGCGCCCTGTGCGCTCTGATGGACGATCTCGAAGTCAACGGGCTCCTCGACAGCACGCTGATCGTGATGGGGAGCGAGTTCGGCCGGACGCCCAAGCTTTCGACGCTGGCCGATTCGTACGTCGGAGCAGGACGCGACCACTGGGGGGCCGTGCAGAGCGTTTTCTTCGCCGGCGGCGGCGTGATCGGCGGACAGGCGATCGGCTCGTCGGACGCGGTCGGCGCCTACCCGGCGAGCAACCTGCAGAAGCCGGAGAACATGGCCGCAACGATCTACCAGTCGCTGGGGATTCCCGACACGGCCGTGTGGCACGACGAGGTCAATCGGCCGCATCCGATTTACCACGGGGCCCCGATCGCGGGGTTGATGTAG
- a CDS encoding SGNH/GDSL hydrolase family protein, whose amino-acid sequence MLRLFSLTVVMVSLLGHPLRVRAEDSVADIRLTLPPVGYAVAGAEMNVYFDNIVLTQHPEQLRFVVSSDLGTAEAGRWTVTPAATDVGDHAWKVVVFDGDRKLAEQSMTWRVAPVTAGAGRHLTLLIVGDSLTHATIYPNDLARRLSESGMPAWTMLGTHRPASAQPGVAHEGYGGWTWERFVKHYEPNPDPAQRKHSSPFVFLEDDQPKLDVPRYFRDSCGGKTPDVVTFLLGINDCFGANPNDPAAMDQRIDQVFAQAETLLKAFHEAAPRAELAVCLTTPPNARESGFEANYKGKYTRWGWKRIQHRLVQRQLQQFGGRETDGVFVVPTELNLDPVGGYPDNNGVHPNATGYQQVAASLHAWLMSRMDSAR is encoded by the coding sequence ATGCTCCGGCTGTTCTCGCTCACAGTGGTCATGGTCAGTTTGCTGGGACATCCTCTGCGGGTCCGCGCCGAGGACTCCGTAGCGGACATTCGGCTCACGCTGCCACCCGTCGGCTATGCCGTCGCCGGGGCCGAGATGAACGTCTACTTCGACAACATCGTCCTGACGCAGCATCCGGAGCAACTCCGGTTCGTCGTCAGCAGCGATCTCGGAACCGCGGAAGCCGGCCGCTGGACTGTTACGCCTGCAGCGACCGACGTCGGCGACCACGCCTGGAAGGTCGTCGTCTTCGACGGCGATCGGAAGCTCGCCGAACAGTCGATGACGTGGCGCGTCGCCCCGGTCACCGCGGGGGCGGGACGCCATCTGACGCTGCTGATCGTCGGCGACAGCCTGACGCATGCGACGATCTATCCGAACGACCTTGCCCGCCGGCTCTCAGAATCGGGGATGCCCGCCTGGACCATGCTCGGCACGCATCGCCCGGCCAGCGCGCAGCCGGGAGTCGCTCACGAAGGCTATGGCGGCTGGACGTGGGAGCGTTTCGTCAAACACTACGAGCCAAACCCCGATCCCGCCCAGCGCAAACACAGCAGCCCGTTTGTCTTTCTGGAAGACGATCAGCCGAAGCTCGATGTGCCCCGCTACTTCCGCGACTCCTGCGGCGGCAAGACGCCGGATGTGGTGACGTTTCTGCTCGGAATCAACGACTGTTTCGGAGCCAACCCGAACGACCCGGCCGCGATGGATCAGCGGATCGATCAGGTCTTCGCCCAGGCCGAGACGCTGCTGAAGGCGTTTCACGAGGCGGCGCCCAGGGCCGAGCTGGCGGTCTGCCTGACGACGCCGCCAAACGCCCGCGAATCGGGCTTCGAGGCCAATTACAAAGGAAAGTACACCCGCTGGGGCTGGAAGCGGATCCAGCACCGGCTCGTCCAGCGACAGCTCCAGCAGTTCGGCGGTCGGGAAACCGACGGGGTTTTCGTGGTGCCGACGGAACTCAATCTCGATCCAGTCGGCGGCTACCCGGACAACAATGGCGTGCATCCGAATGCGACGGGGTATCAGCAGGTGGCCGCTTCGCTGCATGCGTGGCTGATGAGTCGGATGGACTCGGCGAGGTAA
- a CDS encoding cation-translocating P-type ATPase, with amino-acid sequence MSETQAWETMPAADVLRGLSVDGERGLTGDEVVRRRERWGANSLAEEPPVPMWRRLLNQFRELVIWILIFAAVISGVMGEWADTAAILAIVLVNGVIGFLQEEKAGRALAALQKMSSPTAKVLRDGTLQSVPASELVPGDRIELEAGDNVPADARLLTAFALRVQEASLTGESVPVDKDAGVALPAGTSLGDRRNMLYLGTVTAAGKASAVVTSTGMQTELGRIAGLLQQSEREPTPLQRRLAELGKVLVVVCLAIVVVIFAMELWRGGKWFEVLLVSVSLAVAAVPEGLPAVVTLALALGLQRMVKRNALVRKLPSVETLGSVTVICSDKTGTLTRNEMTVREILAGSDRYDVTGAGYAPHGQFLKQSGGEAGPAVPPSREPGLLQLLTTASLCNNATLNPRGDGENWQVIGDPTEGALIVAAMKAGLEARARSRHVLYEIPFDSERKAMSVVVRGDGGAPVMHTKGAPEVILGLSIAELVDGQVRPLTEARRAAIMQWNSELASRALRVLAMAYREHPERPDTDYDERDLIFAGMVGMIDPPRDEVRDAVRRSRTAGIRPVMITGDHPETAQAIARELHIADEGDRVLTGRDLDQLSDEELSNEVEHIAVYARVSAEHKLRVVKAWKGRGQIVAMTGDGVNDAPAVRAADIGIAMGITGTDVTKEASDMVLMDDNFTSIVNAVEEGRGIFDNIQKVVHYLLSCNAGEVLLMFFAALIGWPMPLLAIQILWINLVTDGLPALALAMEPPDRDIMQRPPRPPREGVLTRERGWLILFHGTLIATVAAIGFWWVYRGDKTNLENIAHAQVVTFCITAFSQLFFAIGCRSQRHTMPEIGPFSNPQLFGAIVVSGLLQLTAVTVPFVRPVFEVDTHLTWEWLVILGLSLVPVTVIEVAKLIQAALRRRPV; translated from the coding sequence GTGAGCGAGACACAGGCCTGGGAGACGATGCCGGCGGCCGACGTGCTGCGAGGGCTGTCGGTCGACGGCGAGCGGGGCCTGACCGGGGACGAAGTTGTCCGTCGTCGGGAACGCTGGGGGGCGAATTCGCTCGCCGAGGAGCCGCCGGTCCCCATGTGGCGACGGTTGCTGAACCAGTTTAGAGAACTGGTGATCTGGATTCTGATCTTCGCGGCGGTCATTTCGGGCGTGATGGGCGAATGGGCCGATACGGCGGCCATTCTGGCGATCGTGCTGGTCAACGGAGTGATCGGCTTTCTGCAGGAAGAAAAGGCGGGTCGAGCGCTCGCCGCCCTGCAGAAAATGTCGTCGCCGACGGCCAAAGTCTTGCGTGATGGAACGCTGCAGTCCGTCCCGGCCTCGGAACTGGTCCCCGGAGACCGGATCGAGCTCGAAGCGGGCGACAACGTCCCCGCCGACGCGCGGCTGTTGACGGCTTTTGCCCTGCGCGTTCAGGAAGCCTCTCTGACCGGGGAATCGGTCCCGGTCGACAAGGACGCGGGCGTTGCGCTGCCCGCCGGGACTTCGCTCGGCGATCGCAGAAACATGCTCTATCTGGGAACGGTGACCGCGGCCGGCAAAGCCAGCGCGGTCGTGACATCGACGGGAATGCAGACCGAACTGGGGCGCATTGCGGGGCTGCTGCAGCAGTCGGAGCGGGAGCCGACGCCGCTCCAGCGGCGGCTCGCCGAGCTGGGAAAAGTCCTGGTCGTCGTCTGCCTGGCGATCGTGGTCGTCATCTTCGCGATGGAGCTGTGGCGCGGCGGAAAGTGGTTCGAAGTGCTGCTGGTTTCGGTCAGCCTGGCGGTCGCGGCCGTCCCCGAGGGCCTGCCCGCCGTGGTGACGCTGGCGCTGGCGCTGGGGCTGCAGCGGATGGTGAAACGGAATGCGCTGGTCCGCAAGCTGCCGAGCGTCGAGACGCTTGGCTCGGTAACCGTGATCTGCTCGGACAAAACGGGGACGCTGACCCGCAACGAGATGACCGTGCGGGAGATTCTCGCGGGTAGTGACCGGTACGACGTGACCGGAGCGGGTTATGCGCCGCACGGCCAGTTTCTGAAGCAGTCCGGCGGCGAAGCAGGTCCGGCTGTGCCACCGTCACGGGAACCGGGGCTGCTGCAACTGCTCACGACTGCGTCGCTCTGCAACAACGCCACCCTCAATCCTCGCGGCGATGGCGAGAACTGGCAGGTGATCGGCGATCCAACCGAAGGCGCACTCATCGTCGCAGCGATGAAGGCGGGCCTTGAGGCCCGCGCACGATCCAGGCATGTTCTCTACGAGATTCCGTTCGATTCCGAGCGGAAGGCGATGTCGGTGGTGGTACGCGGCGACGGCGGTGCGCCGGTAATGCACACCAAGGGCGCCCCGGAAGTCATCCTGGGGCTGAGCATCGCCGAACTGGTGGACGGCCAGGTCCGGCCCCTGACCGAAGCCCGCCGGGCGGCGATCATGCAGTGGAACTCTGAACTGGCGTCCCGAGCCTTGCGGGTGCTGGCCATGGCATACCGTGAACATCCGGAGCGACCCGACACGGACTACGACGAACGAGATCTTATCTTTGCGGGCATGGTGGGGATGATCGACCCGCCGCGGGACGAGGTCCGCGACGCGGTTCGACGGAGCCGGACGGCGGGCATCCGTCCGGTGATGATTACCGGCGACCATCCCGAAACGGCCCAGGCGATCGCCCGCGAGCTGCATATCGCCGACGAGGGGGATCGCGTCCTGACGGGACGGGATCTGGATCAGTTGTCGGACGAAGAACTCTCGAACGAGGTCGAGCACATTGCCGTGTACGCGCGCGTCTCCGCCGAGCACAAGCTGCGCGTCGTGAAGGCGTGGAAGGGGCGGGGACAGATCGTCGCCATGACGGGGGACGGCGTGAACGATGCCCCGGCGGTCCGGGCGGCGGACATCGGGATTGCGATGGGGATCACCGGCACCGATGTCACCAAGGAGGCGTCGGACATGGTCCTCATGGACGACAACTTCACGTCGATCGTCAATGCCGTCGAAGAAGGCCGCGGCATCTTTGACAACATTCAGAAGGTGGTGCATTACCTGCTGTCGTGCAATGCGGGCGAAGTGCTGCTGATGTTCTTCGCCGCCCTGATCGGCTGGCCGATGCCGCTGCTGGCGATTCAGATCCTGTGGATCAACCTCGTGACGGACGGGCTGCCGGCATTGGCGCTCGCAATGGAGCCGCCTGACCGCGACATCATGCAGCGTCCGCCCCGCCCGCCGCGCGAGGGCGTGCTGACGCGCGAACGGGGCTGGCTGATCCTGTTTCATGGAACCCTGATCGCCACCGTCGCGGCGATCGGGTTCTGGTGGGTCTATCGGGGCGACAAGACAAATCTCGAAAACATCGCCCACGCCCAGGTGGTGACGTTCTGCATCACGGCGTTTTCGCAGCTCTTCTTCGCGATCGGCTGCCGCAGTCAGCGGCATACCATGCCGGAAATCGGTCCGTTCTCGAATCCACAACTGTTCGGCGCGATCGTCGTCTCGGGACTGTTGCAGCTCACGGCCGTGACCGTGCCGTTTGTCCGTCCGGTCTTCGAAGTCGACACGCATCTCACCTGGGAATGGCTGGTGATTCTCGGCCTCTCGCTGGTCCCGGTGACTGTGATTGAAGTCGCCAAACTGATCCAGGCCGCCCTGCGACGTCGTCCGGTTTAG
- a CDS encoding HD-GYP domain-containing protein, which yields MASAVSVPLNALRLNENLEYPVYSQDGTLLLAAGLMMTENFLDKLRARGIFEVLLNAVDAQRLTGNDGLPEREEQQLRMLETALNRQIDEFVQNNGLRVRNRGPSVADEVVWHGKSDYCSEHQAQAAALHQHNAAAVESMMNRIAAGGAVSGGEKVSRGTDGSLKSLVADFASTISTTFSATGKRSLAEHSTKMATLGMAVGIKMGFDADNVRLIGIAGMLADLGMAKIPQHLLDARRCLSPGEMLDIQKHSIHTAHLIEQMNSLPKIVSIITYQVHEKPDGSGYPRGRTTKSIHPMARIVHAADAYAAMTAPRPDRPPMLGYAAMVSLLQQAEARKQDPDVIRGLVRCIGIYPIGSYVVLSDGSVATVLRLNDDLPFQPIVRRVLDARGRQMAETGEEAVVDLKDSDLTIAKPIPGPFTNEIVDDRRLRN from the coding sequence ATGGCCAGCGCCGTCTCGGTCCCGCTCAATGCGCTCCGCCTGAACGAAAACCTTGAGTATCCCGTCTATTCCCAGGATGGCACGCTGCTGCTTGCCGCGGGCCTGATGATGACGGAAAACTTTCTGGACAAGCTCCGCGCGCGTGGCATTTTCGAGGTGCTGCTGAACGCCGTCGACGCTCAACGACTCACCGGAAACGATGGTCTTCCGGAGCGCGAGGAGCAGCAGCTCCGGATGCTGGAAACGGCTCTGAATCGTCAAATCGATGAGTTTGTCCAGAATAACGGTCTGCGCGTCCGCAATCGCGGCCCGTCCGTCGCGGACGAGGTCGTCTGGCACGGGAAGTCCGACTACTGCAGCGAACATCAGGCGCAGGCTGCGGCGCTCCACCAGCACAATGCGGCGGCCGTCGAATCGATGATGAATCGAATCGCCGCTGGAGGTGCAGTCAGCGGAGGCGAGAAGGTGAGCCGGGGAACGGACGGTTCCTTGAAATCCCTCGTTGCCGACTTTGCCTCAACCATCAGCACCACGTTCTCTGCAACCGGCAAACGGTCGCTGGCCGAGCATTCGACAAAGATGGCCACGCTCGGGATGGCCGTGGGGATCAAAATGGGTTTCGATGCGGACAACGTCCGCCTGATCGGGATCGCCGGCATGCTCGCCGATCTGGGAATGGCGAAGATTCCGCAACACCTGCTGGATGCCCGGCGCTGCCTGTCTCCTGGAGAAATGCTCGACATCCAGAAGCATTCGATCCACACGGCGCACCTCATCGAGCAGATGAACTCGCTGCCGAAGATCGTCTCCATCATCACCTATCAGGTCCACGAGAAACCCGACGGCTCGGGGTATCCCCGCGGACGCACGACGAAGTCGATCCATCCGATGGCCCGGATTGTCCACGCGGCCGACGCGTATGCGGCGATGACGGCCCCGCGTCCCGACCGCCCGCCGATGCTGGGATATGCCGCAATGGTTTCACTGCTGCAGCAGGCCGAAGCCAGGAAGCAGGATCCGGATGTCATTCGCGGTCTGGTGCGTTGTATCGGCATCTATCCAATCGGCAGCTATGTCGTCCTGAGCGACGGGTCGGTTGCCACCGTCCTCCGCCTCAATGACGACCTCCCCTTCCAACCGATCGTCCGACGTGTCCTGGACGCTCGGGGTCGCCAGATGGCGGAGACGGGCGAAGAGGCTGTCGTGGACCTCAAGGACTCCGACTTGACCATCGCCAAGCCGATTCCGGGACCGTTCACCAACGAAATCGTCGATGACCGCCGGCTCCGAAATTGA